The following DNA comes from bacterium.
ATTGCTCCGTGAACAAAACATTCCAGTTCAATGGAAACACTATTCCGTATATCCTTAATCTCATCAATCGTGAGCTCCCTGGAGAGCACAAGCCTCTTTGCCCCCAACCTCTCCCAGGATTTAGCTACTCTGAAGTTGGTAATGTTTGCCTGTGTGCTGACATGAAGAGGAATGCCAGGGCAAAGTTCAGCTGCCATTTCAAAGACACCAATATCAGAAATAATAATGCCGTCAGGTCTAGCCTTATTGCAAAACGAAAGATGTTCTCTTATTGCGGAAATATCCCTGTTATGAGGAATAATATTAAGCGTAACATATGCCTTTTTTCCGTTACTATGTAAAAATTGAATCGCCTTATCAAGCTCGTTTTCCGTGAAATTATCCGCCCTTGCCCTTAGGCCGAACTGTGACAAACCCAGAAAAACAGCATCAGCGCCGTAATGAAGAGCAATCTTCAACTTTTCCATATTTCCTGCAGGAGCGACTAACTCAGGAATATTCATATTAGTCCTGCCGTCCTTTATTTGTGATAATGTGCGAGACCATAATAATCTAGTATCTGGTATATGGTATTTCTCTAAACATTTTTTCTTCTCATACTACAAAATTTAAACCATTGTAAAAAACAGCAAATTCAACACAAAGGATATTTTAAGTTAGTTTTATACAGGGTGTCAATTAAGTGAACCCCGCTCCCCGTGCTTTAGCACAAGGCTTTGGGGAAAACTTAATAACACAAACCATCCATCTCCGCTCTAAAGAGCAGGGCTTTACGGGAGCGGAGTAAAACTATTATAGGGAAAAAAGTGAAATCTCTTGCTATGTATATGAAGAGAAGGTAACAGTTCCAATCCTTACTTGCCCCGTTACGAAAGAAAGGTGAGTTTTCGGGGGTTTAATGGAATCTACTCTCAAACTTTTTCCTTCTAACATTCAGCATCAGGCTCAAAATGACCAGTATCCACGCGGGTCATTTTGTAGCCTGCATGCTTTGGTTCGACGATACAACTAGTCTTGCGTGATTTCTCGCATTGCGTCTGGCCCGACTGCGGATCTGACCATCAGATCGAGACATCTCTGGGCCTCTTCGTACTTAAGTAAGGACTGGTAAGCGCGATCCTTTTCCAGTGTGAAAACGTGGACGAATACTTTTCCCTCGGGACTGCGCGCACTGATCTGGTATACATACTGCGTCTCAGGCTGTTCTTTCTTGCCCAGTGTCGAGTGGTACGGATGCGGCTTAGCAATGCGTATCGCTGTCTCTGCGTTCTGACGATTGATCTCCTCGATTTGTTCCTTTCGGCCAACGGTGGTAAAGCCCGCAGGTAGGAATATGGAAACTAGGTCACCCCAGAAGCCTTTTGACAGAGTGTATGTCTTCTTCAGTTGAATTGCCTGCGGGCGAACATAGATAAGGCTGCATTCGCTCTGGTAACTCCCGATCTCCGACCATTGAAAGAATTCCTCGCCTTCATTCAGGTCAGTTGCCAGAGCAGTCAGAAATTCTATGATGTAGCCCTGTCCCACCGATTCGTCGATCCCCGTGTTTTGATCCTCAGCTTGTGTCATGCCATTCACCTCCTTTCTCTATTCTATGGTTATCTAACATTTGAGCTCACCTGCCGAAAAAGCGCCAGCTTTTTGGTCAGGTGCAGTGATTTGTGGCAAAAAGCAAAAAGGGAAAAAGCAAAAAGGAAAAAGGGGACAGACACCTTTTTTTATTTATTCTTTCTTGGTCTACCCTGCCTTATACATTTTAAAGAACGGTTTAATTTGCTTTCCAGCTTTTTAATAAATTTATCTGTACCCACCACTAGACCCCTATTGGTTTTCAGCCTAATTTCTTTTACCATTTCATCATCGGTTTCCGTCAAGTATTCTTTCCATTCCTTCATGGATTTTATATTTTTATATTTACTGATATTGATTAATGGTTTACGGTTATCTTCTACATGCTCTTTTGCGCTAGACCACTTATAATCCCATGCTTTCTTGGTTATTTTTGCACGTACAGGATTGTTTTCAACATATCTTATAGCTCTATACAGATGCGCGTTATCTAATATGCAGGAATAAAATCTCCCTTGCCATAAATGACCTTTGGCGCCTCTTTGCCGGTTAATATAATGCGAATAACGCATATGCACCGTTTTAAACAGGTTTGCCAACCCATCCTCCCGCTTTGGCTTCACCACAAAATGCACATGGTTGTTCATCAGACAATATGCTAAAACATTTACGCTGTTTTGTTCAGCATATTCATCTATCCATTCGCAATATTGCTTATAATGTTCTCTGGTATTGAAGATTTTTTGCCCGTAATTGCCACGCTGGGTTACATGGTATGCAACATTAGGTATAACTATCCTTCCATGTCTTGGCATAAAAATATTATATTGGGGCAAAAGCTATATGTCAAGACTAAAGGTGTCTGTCCCCTTTTACCTTTTACTTTTACCTTTTATTTTTTATTTTACCTTTTAGTTGGAATGCCTTGTTATGTGTTTTAATTACTTTTTAATCTGTATTTTTTAAAATTCTTCATTAACCAAGTTGAATAGTACTTTATAAATGGCAACAACTCTTCAGCCTTAAATCTAACAATCTCGTGTTTTCCACAATTACTATTGTCCATGAATACAATTTCATCTATTAAAAAATCTTTATTATACGATTCAACCTTAATATCAAAATGTGCAATTGAGTGTCTAAGAGCAATTATTAAATACTTTAAATTTTTAATATCATTGCTTACCTTTGAATTTTCTAATCCGATTTTCTTTTTAAATTCTTGAGTTAATCGTTTTTTGGGAATATACGAAACCATTCTTTCTTTAGGCATAACAATTAGACCTAAAAGGCAATTGATCAGAAGTGTATAGTTATACTGTTCTTTAAAATCAAAATTAGATGCCATACTCTTGTATTGTGAAATAAGAGAAAGAGATCTTTCAATAAATTCGTATTCTAAATCTTTATAATTTCCCATTTTTACTTCTTCTCACATAACATACATCATTGAATAAAAAGGTCGCTGTCCCCTTTTAACCACTTGTGTCTGTAGAACGTCGCAAATCAGCGGTGCGGTATTCCGCATACGCTGAATTTGTCTCGTTCGGCAGTTTGTTTCTGCCCACTATTTTAATCGCACGCACATCTTCAGATCGTTGCTCAATGGATGTTGCAGATCGAAGCTGGTGTCCAAAAGCTTGAGGGACACTTCAATCGTTCCGAATACGCTGGACCACTGAGGATCATTGTCGCTCAAAAAAGGCGAGAACTCGAAGTACATCTCTCCTCTATTGTCTGGGAGCGCCTTTGGATAGAAGTACATTTCCCGCTTGCTGTCCGCTATCCAGTACGTCAGCAGCAAGACAGGGTCTCTCTTCAGCTTCCTGTGCACTTCGCAGGTAAGCTTACCTTTGAGCTTGTCTGTTGACGATATCCGGTCTTCCACTGCGTGAAAAGTCACGTCCGAAAGAGTCACGAAGGAATCTGGATGTTGACCTCCCGGGTCTTGTCGTTTGGGTGTTTCGATGAAACCATGGACCAAGGCCATGTCGCGGAAGCCTCTCTCTTTGGCATGGTCGGGCCGGACACCCAAGGCTACGAAGCAACCGTCTATCCACGTGAGGATATACGGTTTACCCGACTTTGATAGTCCGTGGGCCATGAGCCAATAGGCGCTTCTGTCCTGCTTGATGGTTTCCTCTAATTCCCACTTGAACCCAAGCACAATCCCAGCCTCTGCGGTCCCGAGTTTGTTATTGCGCGATATCCACTGGATCGCAACTCGTTCGTCCGGTGATAGTGCTTGCATATGTGCGGTGGAAGCCCGCTGTGTGGCTTGGTCTTTTTCGCTGGCGATCTCAAATGTGATACTGATGCCTCCTCGGCGCTCTAGAATCTCGGCACGGCGTTCATCGGTTATGTAAAGCCGCAGATGTGGTGTCTTGTCGAAACTCGCGCTCTCATTTCCTAAGCCAACGTAGCTAATGCCCGCTGCCGTGTCTTTACGACCGAATGCCGCCATAAGCTTGACAGGAACAGATGGGGAGAATCCGAAAACCCAGAACTCGTTGTCTTCCAGACCAGCCAATGTTTTTATTGGGTTCTTCACTGAAGTAACGCAGACCAGTTTCTCTGGCAACGCCTTAATGACAGCCATTTGCTTCTCTGTCACGGGAACCACCACGTGGTCCTCTCTCTTGGTGTTGTCGCTGGCAATGGCTACTGTAGTTGATAGACATAACAGAAAAAGAATAAGCCACAGATTGACAAGTCTCATTTCATATCTCCCGTATATTGTTGAACTGCTGAACATAGTCACACTTCGTTGCGTTGAGTGAGTCGTTCTCCTTTCTTGCCAAACACACACCATTGAACAGTCACTCTTAGTATGTCCATGATAGCAGATAATTATTTTTATTTAACTTCTCTACCCTTCCCCAGATAATATTTGCTTGGACCGTCTTCAGGGACTATTTGCAATACTTGTGAAAATTCTTTTTCCGCTTCCAAAGGTTTTGCCAATTTATAAAGATTAAGCCCTGCCTCAAAATGTTTAACAATATTTTCGGTTTCGGGAGTTATTTCTTCCTTCCTGCAAATTGGTTCATAAATTTTTACACCTTGTGTTCTTCCCCTTACCGTAACTTCGTCAATTTCCCTGCAAACAATCTTTTCTTTTATTTTCTGATAAGTATATTCGCTTAGCAATATATTGTTTTTATATATTCGGGTCAATTCTTCTATCCTCTGTGTTAGGTTTACATTATCCCCCATTATCGTATAGTCAAGCCGCGTCTTAGAACCCATATTCCCGACAGACACCTCGCCAGTGTTTATACCAATTCCTATATCTATTGAGGGTTTATTTTCTTCTTTCAATTTTTTCCGCAATTCTTTCAGGGCACTTATCATATCTAAAGCCGAAAGAACAACTCTTAAATAGTGGTCTTCTTGTGGCAATGGCGCACCGTAAAAAGCCAAAACAGCATCTCCGATATACTTATCAAGCGTCCCTTCATATTTGAATACAATATCGCTCATGGGGGTAAGATAATTATTCATAAATTCTACAAGTTCTTCAGGGGAAAGCTTCTCCGATATTGTTGTAAAACCTTTTACATCCGAATAAAGTATTGAAACAGTTTTTCTTTCTCCACCTAGTTTTAACTTCTCGGGATTTTTTATAAGTTCATCAACAATCTGAGGCGGGACATATGTTTGAAAAGCGCCTCGTATTTCACGCGCTTTACGCTCGGTAGTCAATGCTCTATAAAGCGCCTGTGTCGTATAAACAAGAGCAATGCTTGAAATAGGATAGAACATATTAATCCATATTCTCATGTTTTTAAACAGAAGGAATGCCGCTACACTGTAACCGACAAGCAAGAAAATAGCCGTGTAAGCGCCATAACTTGCATGAGGAAATTTCGGGATAGCAAATATAAGTATTGAACCTAATAAGATTATGGCTAAAAGGTTAGCAAGATTTACTTCATCAGAATAATATACAAATTCATCTTTCAGGATTGTGTTGGGATGAACATTACTTATGAGTGTACCTGAATAAGACATGAACCAATTATTAAGTATTGCATATATGGTTTGGGCATGTATTTTTATACCCGGAACCACAGTATCGGTCGGTGTAGCCCATGTGTCTCTCATAAGCCCGGGGTCGGTTATACCTACCAATATAATTTTATCTTTGAAATTTTCAATATTATCAACCGTTCCGGTCATAACATCAACAAATGAATAAGTAGGAAAAGAATCAAGGGAAGCGCTCTGGTCAAGAAGTATCGCTCCGCTTGTATCAATAGGGATATTTTTTTCTCCCAAAGTAAGAGATGATATACCTTCTACTGAAACTCCAAGATGTATATTTTCATCAAAATAATTTTTTAATATCTGTAAAGGAAACGAACCATACCAGACTTTTTCATGTTCATATTTCATAGGCAGTGTTACTTTTCTCAACACTGCGTCCGAATCGGGAAATATGTTTAAAAATCCGTAGTTTTTACAAGCGCGGGATATACTCTCGATACTTGATTCTATTCCATAACCTCTTCTGAGCAAGAATTTTTCATCACCTTTAACTCTGGAACTTACCAAAGAAATTTGAGCTTTAGAGATTAATTTTTTTGCCTTTTGTTTTTCCGCCTCTGTAAGATGTTTTACCTGCTCGTCTGAATCGGTGAAAAAATAATATCCCAAAACCACATTGCCGGCCCTTTTTATTGAATCAGTTAAAATTTTATCGTTATCGAATTTTTCCCGATATCCTTCTATAAGGTCTTGGGAAACCCTATCTTCTAAATCTGTTTTATCAAGAACTTCTGATAATGCGTTAGCTTCTTCCTCGGAAAAAAGGACATCAATGCCTATTACTTTAGCGCCCCATTTACTCAAGTTATCTATAACTTTTGCGTATGCATCTCTGGGCCACGGGAATTGCCCAATCTGGTCTTCGGATTTGTTATCTATGGTAACGATAACGATATTTTGCGAGGGAATTGTTTTCTGGAAAGTTTCAAATCTTAAGTCGAGCGTTTTTAGTTCAAGCTGGTTAATGAAATCAATGGGGAGAAAATAAAGAAAAACGATTACTGCAACGGTGAAAAAGCCGATAGTATAAGAATTGATTACACGGAATTTTTTCAATTTTTCTATAGGAACCTGCCAAACTTACGACTAAAAGCGAGCCCGCCGTTGTAACAGTGGCGGGCTATTTTTATTTCTCCACTACAACTCCACATCCTTCAACTACGGGATACAATGTTGACCTGACCAAAACTTTCAAGAAATCGTGTTTTGCTATGAAATCCGCAACTTTCGGAGAATATCTATAATATGTCGAAACAAAAACTTTTCCGATTGGATTGCTCAATAAATATCTATCCCTGAAATTCTTTAAGATATTAACTTCTCCCGACATAGGTGAACCAAAACAAGCAGTTGCGATAAAACATCCGCTTCCGCCACCGCTACCTTCCTCACCTGATTCTGATTCAGACCCCGTTCCTCCGGGAGGCGGAGGAGGCATTTCTTCTCCACTAACTTTTGCGAATAAGGTAAGGGTTCGCTCCAATGACGGAACGAAAGAGTTAGGTATAGTGGTTCGGACAGGATTGATTAAAAGCCATACATCATCTTCGGTCAAGTTATTGAGCCAATAACTCTCGCCCCGCCTCATAACACCTGTTCCGCTATAACTTCCGTTTAAATATCTCCAAAGCGTATGGGAAGTGACAGTGTTTTCATCAGATGAAACATCACAAATAACATACCCTTCAATTCCCTCATCATAATAAACTACATCTACCGTATCCCAATCTATATCAAAATTAAACGGAGTTCCGATTTGGTTCCAGCCGGGTTCAAGACAAATTCCCTCGTCATACGGCTCATCATAGTAATCCTCCATAGACCCGGTAATACTCAAAGTCGCGTCATTTCGCGAAATAAGCCATAAGCCATAGCCGGGATCCATATAATTGTATTCTGCCCTGGCAAGTTTTCCTTCTACCACGTAATCTCCAAAATCATCAAAAGGATATTCGTCGTAACTTCCGAGTTCAGTATCCCACATAAAAGCGCGCCAAAGTTCTGTGTCGTAATCGCCCAAATTATCCGCTAACGGGTCGAGAACACCTGACCATAAAGGAGAAGAAATCATGACATAAGCCGAAGCAGTCGTTCCGCCTGTAATTGTTCTTGAAAAAGTTGCCTCTCCCGTAAGGTTTGGGTCTCGTATAAGGTCGGTATCTACATAATCTCCTAAAAAATTATCCCAATATTGTGTATAGCCATTTCCCAAAAGAAATGATAAATTTGCGCCGATGTAATTAGCACCCACCTCATCCCACCACCATCTCGGCGAATATATGGAAAGTCCGTTGTCTGTGGAAGAACCGTGATTTGCGATTATACATTGGTCAAACGCTTCTTTTGCGTCATAAGCGTATTGAAAAATAGTATCGCTCTTGGCATATTCGCTGACACCCTGCATGAAACTTCCTAAATCGCGGAAGACAATTTCGCCCGCATCATCAATAGTATAGCGTCCCGCTCTCTGTTGAGCCGCAAATATAACATCCCAATCGTCATGGATTATATTAAGCGCCGTATCAGCAAAACCACTTACAGTATTGGCAAGCGACTGGACAGGACTGACATCCCTGATTCTTTGAAAAATAAAAAATTCATAAGTATTCTCGGCGAAGCTACCGTTTATGACAATCATTTCCTTGTCTAAAGACATTGTGCCGTCAGTCAAGGATATGCCTTCTCCTTCAAGAGAAACAATGCCGGTATCCGTTATACTAACTATACCTACAGGGATTTCACTTTCTATAATAGACATCTCCCCTTCAATCACTATAACAGGCAACGACACTCCAACATATTCCGAGCCCTCATATTCATTACATCTTAACCCGTGCATACTCCATAAACCTGCAAGGTCTGCTTGGGAAAATACTACACCGTTTTTCTTTTGCAAAATAATAATTTGGGAGTCATTCCTATCATTTTCAACTACTCCGACAACCACATTCTTACTCTGCGACATCGCTCCGAACACAATAGGGTTCCCCTCATCATAAAACTCTTTAATAGTAACGACGCCGTTCCAATAATTTTCTTCTTCGTCTGTCCAATTTATGGAAACAAGATAACTATCTTGGATTTCTTCCTCTGCCTCTCCTTCATCGCTATCCACAAAAGACGTCCATGTCATAAAGCCGCCTGGTGTTATATTCGCCTCTCCTCGTTCCCAGCCACAA
Coding sequences within:
- a CDS encoding transposase, whose amino-acid sequence is MPRHGRIVIPNVAYHVTQRGNYGQKIFNTREHYKQYCEWIDEYAEQNSVNVLAYCLMNNHVHFVVKPKREDGLANLFKTVHMRYSHYINRQRGAKGHLWQGRFYSCILDNAHLYRAIRYVENNPVRAKITKKAWDYKWSSAKEHVEDNRKPLINISKYKNIKSMKEWKEYLTETDDEMVKEIRLKTNRGLVVGTDKFIKKLESKLNRSLKCIRQGRPRKNK
- a CDS encoding adenylate/guanylate cyclase domain-containing protein, with protein sequence MKKFRVINSYTIGFFTVAVIVFLYFLPIDFINQLELKTLDLRFETFQKTIPSQNIVIVTIDNKSEDQIGQFPWPRDAYAKVIDNLSKWGAKVIGIDVLFSEEEANALSEVLDKTDLEDRVSQDLIEGYREKFDNDKILTDSIKRAGNVVLGYYFFTDSDEQVKHLTEAEKQKAKKLISKAQISLVSSRVKGDEKFLLRRGYGIESSIESISRACKNYGFLNIFPDSDAVLRKVTLPMKYEHEKVWYGSFPLQILKNYFDENIHLGVSVEGISSLTLGEKNIPIDTSGAILLDQSASLDSFPTYSFVDVMTGTVDNIENFKDKIILVGITDPGLMRDTWATPTDTVVPGIKIHAQTIYAILNNWFMSYSGTLISNVHPNTILKDEFVYYSDEVNLANLLAIILLGSILIFAIPKFPHASYGAYTAIFLLVGYSVAAFLLFKNMRIWINMFYPISSIALVYTTQALYRALTTERKAREIRGAFQTYVPPQIVDELIKNPEKLKLGGERKTVSILYSDVKGFTTISEKLSPEELVEFMNNYLTPMSDIVFKYEGTLDKYIGDAVLAFYGAPLPQEDHYLRVVLSALDMISALKELRKKLKEENKPSIDIGIGINTGEVSVGNMGSKTRLDYTIMGDNVNLTQRIEELTRIYKNNILLSEYTYQKIKEKIVCREIDEVTVRGRTQGVKIYEPICRKEEITPETENIVKHFEAGLNLYKLAKPLEAEKEFSQVLQIVPEDGPSKYYLGKGREVK